The following coding sequences are from one Terriglobales bacterium window:
- a CDS encoding PP2C family protein-serine/threonine phosphatase yields the protein MNALLRKLKGRLVEWGSYPRSGLARFTVWVAALYIASEILAFATPAKSKWAGIFAAWGGFFEFVLILSGILLLIRWIRRKLLWRLRNRLIVTYVFIGVIPVVLILAMFAISGYLLGNQLTTLLVHRDLLAEVQSLDTLTSTVSAEIASHLEKKAKGPIQLSTLAPGGPTAHFPQWTIAAWLNAQRIEIMNAGSPREELADPSRTLRGVVSYNHGLIIRSFREHKSPAGTLQVVMVVPISEALLSRAVPDLGQVTLYAMELVESKTGGQVSVTFTDKNAKGNKNFTPIPAVSAGSAPVPEYRFDPRLHFGSVFPASEWHTASSIPTLVTVDTRPSVLNHRVFTDLGDVGSAVLIALTAVAIAFGIIELIALVIGVRLTRTITGSIAHLYRATQYVNRGDLTHRIKVESDDQLASLETSFNSMTQSLERLLQEQKEKQRLENELAIGAEVQAQLFPRDPKALESLELHGICKPARTVSGDYYDFVALGEERLGIAVGDISGKGISAALLMATIHSAVRVFELGAEPERGQLVAAGAAAIASTANTRTRRWSVAAERMQSPADVLTLLNRHLYNSTTPEKYATLFLGIFDGPSRKFTYSNGGHLPPFVIHDSGTSRKLETGGLVVGLFPEIVLEEEEVKLSKGDIFVAFSDGVTEPENEFGEFGEERLLDLVRSNRHLPLERISEIVIAAVQDWIGENEQPDDVTLVLARVR from the coding sequence ATGAATGCGCTGCTCCGAAAACTGAAAGGGCGTCTTGTCGAATGGGGTTCCTACCCGCGCAGCGGACTCGCGCGCTTCACGGTTTGGGTAGCCGCACTCTACATTGCGTCAGAGATTCTCGCGTTCGCTACGCCGGCAAAGTCGAAGTGGGCGGGAATCTTCGCGGCCTGGGGCGGATTCTTTGAGTTTGTCCTCATCCTTTCCGGCATTCTGCTTCTGATTCGTTGGATCAGACGCAAGCTTCTGTGGCGCCTGCGCAACCGGCTCATCGTTACTTATGTGTTCATCGGCGTGATCCCGGTCGTACTGATCCTCGCGATGTTCGCGATTTCCGGATATCTGCTCGGAAACCAGCTCACGACGCTGCTCGTACATCGCGATTTGCTGGCAGAAGTACAGAGCTTGGACACACTGACCTCGACGGTTTCCGCGGAGATCGCAAGCCATTTGGAGAAGAAGGCCAAAGGTCCAATTCAGCTTTCCACCCTTGCTCCAGGCGGACCGACAGCGCACTTCCCGCAGTGGACGATTGCAGCCTGGTTGAACGCCCAACGAATCGAGATCATGAATGCCGGTTCCCCTCGCGAGGAACTGGCCGATCCCTCGCGCACGCTACGTGGCGTGGTGTCTTACAACCACGGATTAATCATTCGCAGCTTCCGCGAGCACAAATCACCGGCCGGGACTTTGCAGGTCGTAATGGTGGTACCCATTAGCGAGGCGCTTCTTTCCAGAGCTGTTCCCGACTTGGGACAAGTCACCCTATACGCGATGGAATTGGTAGAGAGCAAGACTGGAGGCCAGGTTTCGGTTACTTTCACCGATAAGAACGCCAAAGGAAATAAGAACTTCACGCCTATACCGGCGGTAAGTGCCGGTTCAGCGCCGGTTCCGGAGTACAGGTTTGATCCACGACTTCACTTTGGATCCGTTTTTCCTGCAAGCGAGTGGCACACAGCCAGCAGTATTCCAACATTGGTAACGGTAGACACGCGTCCATCGGTTTTGAATCATCGCGTGTTCACTGATCTGGGCGATGTCGGATCGGCAGTTCTGATCGCTCTCACTGCAGTTGCGATTGCTTTCGGCATCATCGAACTCATTGCGCTCGTCATTGGTGTGAGACTGACAAGAACCATTACGGGTTCGATCGCGCATCTGTATCGAGCCACACAATATGTAAATCGAGGCGACTTGACGCATCGCATCAAGGTCGAGTCCGACGACCAATTGGCATCGCTGGAAACATCGTTTAATTCCATGACTCAGTCTCTCGAGCGGCTGCTCCAGGAGCAGAAGGAGAAGCAGCGCCTCGAAAACGAATTGGCAATCGGCGCAGAGGTGCAGGCGCAACTCTTTCCGCGCGATCCGAAGGCTCTGGAGTCGCTGGAGCTCCATGGCATCTGCAAGCCGGCGCGCACGGTGAGCGGCGACTACTACGATTTTGTCGCACTCGGTGAAGAGCGATTGGGAATTGCCGTGGGCGATATCAGCGGAAAGGGCATTTCGGCGGCACTACTGATGGCGACAATTCACTCAGCCGTTCGCGTCTTCGAGCTGGGCGCCGAGCCGGAGCGTGGACAGCTTGTGGCAGCCGGAGCGGCGGCAATCGCCTCCACAGCAAACACACGGACGCGACGATGGTCAGTAGCCGCAGAGCGAATGCAATCGCCGGCGGATGTTCTGACTCTATTGAACCGGCACCTGTACAACAGCACTACGCCGGAAAAATACGCTACGCTCTTTTTGGGAATTTTTGACGGCCCATCGCGGAAGTTCACATATTCCAATGGCGGACACTTGCCTCCATTTGTCATTCACGATTCTGGCACTTCGAGGAAACTGGAAACCGGTGGATTGGTAGTTGGCCTATTTCCCGAAATCGTGCTCGAAGAAGAGGAAGTAAAGCTCTCGAAGGGCGACATCTTCGTTGCTTTTAGCGATGGCGTTACCGAGCCAGAGAATGAGTTCGGAGAATTCGGTGAAGAGCGCCTGCTCGATTTAGTGCGCAGTAATCGACATCTGCCGCTCGAAAGGATCTCGGAGATCGTGATCGCTGCGGTCCAGGATTGGATCGGCGAGAACGAACAGCCCGATGACGTAACACTGGTGTTGGCAAGGGTCAGATAG
- the lptB gene encoding LPS export ABC transporter ATP-binding protein, giving the protein MMQQTLSTDQIGKAYRGRRVVNGVTLHINQGEVVGLLGPNGAGKTTSFYMIVGLVVPDTGRIAIDGADITDVPMYLRARNYGISYLPQEPSVFRKLTVEENIMAILEAQPLSWENRRSRMETLIEQLGLGHIRKTRGYALSGGERRRVEIARCLCIRPTFILLDEPFSGIDPIAVLDLQKIIFDLKASGIGVLITDHNVRETLSVTDRAYIINQGKIFRSGTPEQLGNDPEVKRVYLGESFSLV; this is encoded by the coding sequence ATGATGCAGCAAACCCTCTCGACCGACCAGATAGGCAAAGCCTACAGGGGTCGGAGGGTAGTGAACGGGGTCACTCTCCACATAAATCAGGGTGAGGTAGTGGGCTTGCTAGGGCCTAACGGGGCCGGCAAAACGACGAGTTTTTACATGATCGTCGGCTTGGTGGTGCCAGACACGGGCCGGATTGCGATCGATGGCGCGGACATAACTGATGTCCCGATGTACCTGCGGGCGCGAAATTATGGGATCAGCTATCTTCCCCAGGAACCTTCGGTCTTTCGCAAGCTGACGGTCGAGGAAAACATCATGGCCATCCTTGAGGCCCAGCCGCTCTCCTGGGAGAACCGGCGCAGCCGCATGGAGACCCTGATTGAACAGCTCGGACTCGGGCATATCCGTAAGACGCGTGGATATGCGTTATCGGGCGGCGAACGACGCCGCGTGGAAATCGCGCGCTGCTTATGCATTCGCCCGACATTCATTTTGCTGGATGAGCCGTTTTCAGGCATCGATCCGATCGCGGTGCTCGATCTGCAGAAGATCATTTTTGATCTGAAGGCCAGCGGAATCGGAGTGCTTATCACGGATCACAACGTGCGCGAAACATTATCGGTAACGGATCGTGCCTACATCATCAATCAAGGCAAGATCTTCCGCTCGGGGACGCCCGAGCAGTTGGGTAACGATCCTGAGGTGAAGAGAGTTTATCTGGGAGAGAGCTTCTCTCTCGTTTAA
- the lptC gene encoding LPS export ABC transporter periplasmic protein LptC, whose protein sequence is MASVFSRLRFWVGLSTLLMVAVVAGFYVYARYRVQRAIHELPAKLGVDIQQNTEGFTYSQAAGGHTIFSISAANAIRYKQGGKAELHKVKIISYGRQSDRLDEITGDDFEYDAESGDITAKGRVSIELQAVQPATATPGTSPKKVGSPLHLETSGLIFNKITGVAKTSEKIAFVLPQGSGSAVGATYDSKKNTFQLRSDIHLLTSGPKPMNLRADSALFEQESQELMLTDLRAQSGIRRLEAQQVILHLRDDNTVERADASGGVNALVQGVRRAQLHAAEASFTFGAQNQAISGRLAGGVTWETSGSTASRGNAGRVILAFGPNNQIKSAQLRDNVDLVQFSSVQNGKQISPTKTDAALIGQGPQPRAALPQPPLRQPGVPEQQATEQPQSAEFRGDGLDLVVINGSQVQTATSIGAAQVALATPQKSGLTGAQPQNGKTVITASRFEAKFAKDNRISTLAGSSPVKIVSAAPGQPARISQSHDLLATFSKGKTQTLEEVVQSGDVQMQEAKRSATADQATFNQSSDSMALTGNVRYKDDATGSALTSDTLVLNRATGETSANGGVKTTYAEQKATPSGGVLSASQAVHVTAEQMVAKNSTGTARYSGRSRLWQGGNIVQAPVIEFNRNGRTLDARAEGSQRVSTVFVQPDKNGKNAPVEVNADRLRYEEAQRKAFFEGSILVHSADSTLRANKAVITLKPRAAGQEAKTQPPKAQQQGAPNEVQTIDATGDIQLEQPSRKAIGERLVYTTDEGKFVLTGLPSVPPSIFDAEHGQVTGVSLTFFNRDGRVLVDGSNSTSITQTRFKK, encoded by the coding sequence GTGGCTTCGGTTTTCTCTCGCCTGCGATTTTGGGTAGGACTCTCGACACTGCTCATGGTGGCGGTTGTCGCTGGGTTCTATGTCTACGCACGCTACCGTGTGCAGCGGGCCATCCATGAGCTTCCCGCGAAACTCGGCGTAGACATTCAGCAGAACACTGAAGGCTTCACTTACTCACAGGCTGCAGGCGGGCACACCATTTTTTCCATCAGCGCCGCGAACGCCATTCGCTACAAGCAGGGCGGCAAGGCCGAGCTGCACAAAGTCAAGATCATTTCCTACGGGCGGCAGTCGGACCGGCTGGATGAAATCACTGGAGACGACTTCGAGTACGACGCGGAGAGCGGGGACATAACCGCCAAAGGAAGGGTCTCGATTGAACTCCAGGCTGTACAGCCGGCAACGGCCACTCCCGGTACGAGTCCCAAAAAGGTCGGGAGTCCGCTGCACCTTGAGACCAGCGGCCTCATATTCAACAAGATTACTGGTGTCGCAAAAACCTCGGAGAAGATCGCGTTCGTTTTGCCTCAGGGAAGTGGCTCGGCGGTTGGGGCGACCTACGATTCGAAGAAAAACACGTTCCAGCTTCGCTCTGACATTCATCTGTTGACCAGTGGGCCGAAGCCGATGAACCTGCGAGCCGATAGTGCTCTGTTTGAGCAGGAATCGCAGGAATTGATGCTCACAGACCTGCGGGCGCAATCTGGCATTCGCCGTTTGGAAGCGCAGCAAGTGATTTTGCATTTGCGCGATGACAATACGGTAGAGCGTGCCGACGCAAGCGGAGGAGTGAATGCCCTTGTGCAGGGAGTAAGACGTGCGCAGCTTCACGCCGCTGAGGCAAGTTTCACATTCGGAGCGCAGAATCAGGCCATCAGCGGGCGGCTCGCGGGCGGAGTCACATGGGAGACCAGCGGCTCCACGGCATCACGTGGGAACGCCGGGCGCGTCATTCTGGCGTTCGGACCTAACAATCAGATCAAGTCGGCGCAGCTCAGGGATAACGTAGATCTGGTTCAATTTTCTTCGGTCCAAAATGGGAAACAGATATCTCCGACGAAAACGGACGCGGCATTGATAGGACAAGGCCCACAGCCGAGGGCGGCTTTGCCACAACCGCCCTTGCGGCAGCCAGGTGTGCCGGAACAACAGGCAACAGAACAGCCGCAAAGCGCTGAGTTTCGCGGTGATGGGCTTGACTTGGTCGTTATAAACGGCAGCCAGGTCCAGACGGCGACTAGCATCGGAGCCGCCCAAGTCGCGCTGGCTACTCCACAAAAAAGTGGACTGACGGGCGCTCAGCCACAGAACGGAAAGACGGTGATCACGGCCAGTCGATTTGAGGCGAAGTTTGCGAAAGATAATCGAATCTCCACACTCGCTGGAAGTTCTCCGGTAAAAATCGTTTCTGCAGCGCCGGGCCAACCGGCCCGCATCAGTCAGAGCCACGATCTACTCGCGACGTTCAGCAAGGGCAAGACTCAGACGCTCGAAGAAGTAGTCCAGAGCGGGGATGTGCAGATGCAGGAAGCCAAGCGCTCGGCTACGGCGGATCAGGCTACGTTTAATCAGTCGAGCGATTCAATGGCCTTGACCGGAAATGTGCGCTACAAGGATGACGCGACCGGCTCGGCACTCACCAGCGACACTTTGGTCCTAAACCGGGCGACTGGGGAAACGTCCGCTAACGGAGGCGTCAAGACGACGTACGCCGAACAAAAGGCAACGCCCTCAGGAGGAGTGCTTTCGGCTTCGCAGGCGGTGCACGTCACTGCCGAACAAATGGTGGCGAAGAACTCTACGGGCACAGCCCGTTACTCAGGACGCTCCCGGCTGTGGCAAGGAGGCAATATCGTTCAGGCGCCTGTTATCGAGTTCAACCGAAACGGGCGCACTCTGGATGCCAGAGCGGAGGGCAGCCAGCGAGTTTCCACAGTTTTTGTACAGCCGGACAAGAACGGGAAGAACGCTCCCGTCGAAGTAAATGCGGATCGCCTGCGTTACGAAGAGGCCCAGAGAAAAGCGTTTTTCGAGGGATCAATTCTTGTCCACAGTGCCGATTCGACACTTCGCGCGAACAAGGCAGTAATCACGTTGAAGCCGCGAGCTGCTGGTCAGGAAGCCAAAACGCAACCGCCTAAAGCTCAGCAACAAGGTGCTCCAAACGAGGTGCAAACGATAGACGCAACGGGTGATATTCAGCTTGAGCAACCCAGCAGAAAAGCGATAGGTGAGCGTCTTGTATATACCACTGACGAAGGAAAGTTCGTTCTGACCGGACTACCCAGCGTTCCGCCTAGCATTTTTGATGCCGAACACGGTCAAGTTACGGGAGTTTCGTTGACCTTCTTCAACCGCGATGGTAGAGTTCTCGTGGATGGTAGCAATTCAACGTCCATAACCCAGACTCGGTTCAAGAAATGA
- the queG gene encoding tRNA epoxyqueuosine(34) reductase QueG codes for MHTPLFQLVQNAASAAGFERVGVAPASHPEIRELEYFPEWIDAGYAGEMEYLKRRSDSGEYKRSSLQQALPWAKSVVVAAMNYNPPVPKSTEPAAPTQGWISRYALSPGDYHDTVLDKLRRVESALMEHMRSVGADVSVRSYVDTGPVLERVYAKYAGIGWLGKNTCLINQQLGSWIFLGVIVTSLEYSAFVADEKLEIAADRCGSCTRCIDACPTEAIVAPSQLDASRCIAYFTIEKRGAIPEDFREQIGRHVFGCDICQDVCPWNRRAPFTANPDFQVDESLVNPDLAQLARMSRQEFRERFRGSPISRAKHSGFLRNVAVAMGNSGHEGYVDALEEMAADGDPVVAEHATWAMARLNRKLSS; via the coding sequence GTGCACACTCCACTCTTCCAACTCGTGCAGAATGCCGCTAGTGCCGCGGGTTTCGAGCGCGTTGGCGTAGCTCCGGCTTCTCATCCTGAGATACGCGAGCTGGAGTATTTCCCTGAGTGGATCGATGCCGGTTATGCCGGTGAGATGGAGTATCTGAAGCGCCGCAGCGATTCTGGTGAGTACAAACGCAGTTCGCTGCAACAGGCATTGCCTTGGGCCAAGTCAGTTGTAGTAGCCGCGATGAACTACAATCCGCCGGTCCCAAAGTCAACCGAACCTGCCGCTCCAACACAGGGATGGATCTCGCGTTACGCTCTCAGTCCGGGCGATTATCACGACACCGTCTTGGATAAACTGCGCCGCGTTGAGTCCGCGCTAATGGAACACATGCGCAGCGTGGGTGCTGATGTAAGCGTTCGTTCGTATGTTGATACTGGTCCTGTGCTTGAGCGTGTCTACGCAAAATATGCGGGGATCGGCTGGTTGGGGAAAAACACTTGCCTCATTAATCAGCAGCTTGGTTCCTGGATCTTTCTCGGCGTGATCGTGACATCGCTCGAATACTCTGCTTTTGTCGCGGATGAAAAGCTTGAGATCGCGGCCGATCGTTGCGGCAGTTGCACGCGTTGTATCGATGCGTGTCCCACAGAGGCGATCGTTGCTCCGAGCCAACTCGACGCGTCTCGCTGCATCGCTTATTTCACGATCGAGAAACGAGGAGCGATTCCCGAAGATTTCCGCGAGCAGATCGGCAGACACGTCTTCGGCTGCGATATCTGCCAGGATGTTTGCCCTTGGAATCGCAGGGCTCCGTTCACAGCGAATCCGGATTTTCAGGTGGATGAGTCGCTAGTGAATCCTGATCTCGCTCAGCTCGCACGAATGTCTCGACAAGAATTTCGCGAACGTTTTCGCGGCTCTCCCATCTCGCGCGCGAAGCATTCTGGATTTCTGCGCAATGTCGCCGTAGCGATGGGTAATAGTGGGCACGAGGGATATGTCGACGCGCTTGAAGAGATGGCGGCGGATGGTGATCCAGTGGTAGCCGAGCATGCCACTTGGGCAATGGCAAGACTGAATCGAAAGCTTAGCAGCTAA
- the recJ gene encoding single-stranded-DNA-specific exonuclease RecJ — MRWTTRFVDEQLTSLITREARLSPLVARLLVARGVTTADAAVRFLDPKLDHLHSPYLMKGMREGVARIQQAISTRERILIYGDYDVDGTTAIVILKRAIEILGGAADFHVPHRIRDGYGMKDDVIERAAADGVRLVISVDTGIRAFAAAEAARRVGLDLIVTDHHLPESGQLPHALAVLNPNQPDCTYPCKSLCGAGIAFKIAQALLEARDEADARRRLLPSFLKMAAIATIADAVPLVGENRVIAKLGLAGLRDPRNPGLRALMTVAQLADKQRQLSASDVAFRIAPRMNAAGRMDVAQTVIELFEAKEEDKARDLASRLNQLNSDRQQSEQQIVQSLEQRLTEPQFADARCIVLDGDGWHRGVIGIAATRVVERTYRPALVISRENGEGHGSGRSIPAFHLLAALESCHELFTRFGGHSHAVGFSLPSERIAELRQRLDDYARDRLTPNDLIPVLEAESEIELSGITPELIRTVQRMEPFGVGNREPMFISRNLRVLLPPKVLKEKHTKLRVEQTNGRAMRFDAMAWRMAERISNEGILANDCVDVAFTLDENTHPEFGGIELRVCDFFRSGNQRIDETAQGTAAV; from the coding sequence TTGCGCTGGACCACCAGATTCGTCGACGAACAGCTCACCAGCCTAATCACCCGCGAAGCCCGACTCTCTCCGCTCGTTGCCCGTCTACTTGTGGCTCGTGGAGTAACCACAGCCGACGCTGCAGTTCGCTTTCTTGATCCCAAGCTAGACCATCTGCATTCGCCTTATCTGATGAAGGGAATGCGCGAAGGCGTCGCGCGTATTCAACAGGCGATCAGTACGCGTGAGCGCATCCTTATTTATGGCGATTACGACGTCGACGGCACCACCGCCATCGTCATCCTGAAACGCGCGATCGAAATCCTGGGTGGAGCTGCAGACTTCCACGTGCCACATCGCATTCGCGATGGTTATGGGATGAAAGATGACGTGATCGAGCGCGCCGCTGCCGACGGAGTGCGGCTGGTGATCAGCGTCGATACCGGCATCCGCGCATTCGCAGCAGCCGAGGCCGCCCGACGCGTCGGACTCGATCTGATCGTAACCGACCATCACCTTCCCGAAAGTGGACAGCTTCCCCATGCGCTCGCCGTCCTCAATCCTAATCAGCCGGACTGTACTTATCCATGCAAGTCTCTCTGCGGCGCGGGGATCGCTTTCAAGATAGCGCAAGCTTTGCTTGAAGCACGCGATGAAGCCGACGCCCGACGACGCCTGCTGCCCTCGTTCCTTAAGATGGCGGCAATCGCCACCATCGCCGACGCTGTCCCTCTGGTCGGCGAAAACCGTGTGATTGCCAAATTGGGACTCGCAGGACTGCGAGATCCCCGGAACCCAGGACTCCGCGCACTCATGACAGTCGCCCAGCTCGCGGACAAGCAACGACAGCTTTCGGCATCTGATGTTGCTTTCCGCATCGCTCCGCGCATGAACGCCGCTGGGCGCATGGATGTAGCTCAAACTGTTATCGAACTGTTCGAGGCTAAAGAAGAAGATAAGGCGCGCGATCTGGCGTCACGGCTCAATCAGCTCAACTCCGACCGCCAACAGAGCGAGCAGCAGATCGTGCAGTCTTTGGAGCAGCGTCTCACCGAACCTCAGTTCGCGGATGCGCGTTGCATTGTTCTCGATGGCGATGGCTGGCATCGTGGCGTGATCGGTATCGCCGCCACTCGGGTGGTCGAGCGCACGTACAGGCCCGCCCTCGTCATCAGCCGCGAGAATGGCGAAGGACACGGCTCCGGCCGTTCCATTCCAGCATTCCATCTGCTGGCGGCACTCGAAAGCTGCCACGAACTCTTCACCCGCTTTGGCGGCCACTCGCACGCTGTAGGTTTCTCACTACCGTCTGAGCGCATCGCAGAACTGCGTCAGCGACTCGACGATTATGCGCGCGACCGCCTCACGCCAAATGACTTGATCCCCGTGCTCGAAGCGGAATCAGAAATCGAGCTAAGCGGCATCACTCCCGAATTGATTCGCACAGTTCAGCGCATGGAGCCGTTCGGTGTCGGCAACCGCGAGCCGATGTTTATTTCGCGCAATCTGCGCGTGTTATTGCCGCCAAAGGTCCTGAAAGAAAAGCACACAAAACTCCGCGTGGAACAAACTAACGGAAGAGCCATGCGCTTCGACGCCATGGCCTGGCGCATGGCCGAACGAATCTCGAACGAAGGCATCCTCGCCAACGACTGTGTCGATGTCGCTTTTACGCTGGACGAAAATACTCATCCGGAGTTTGGCGGGATCGAGCTTCGGGTGTGCGATTTTTTTCGCAGTGGGAACCAACGCATAGATGAGACTGCGCAGGGAACGGCAGCCGTATGA
- a CDS encoding cold-shock protein, with protein MNKEKGTVKWFNGAKGYGFIQRSTGEDVFVHFSVIQENGYRTLNEGEVVEFELLKGPKGLQASNVVRGNA; from the coding sequence GTGAATAAAGAGAAGGGTACAGTGAAGTGGTTTAACGGAGCCAAGGGATACGGTTTCATCCAGCGCTCCACAGGCGAAGACGTGTTCGTCCATTTCTCCGTCATCCAGGAAAATGGATACCGCACGCTCAATGAAGGTGAAGTTGTGGAGTTCGAACTCCTCAAAGGTCCCAAAGGACTCCAGGCGTCGAACGTTGTGCGCGGCAACGCTTAA
- a CDS encoding YihY/virulence factor BrkB family protein: MRYLMQTEVHTFAFSVAANVILSFFPFIVLLLTLTRQVFHSQAMYDVVLQLLRSYLPAGQDFVVRSVVALTPHRGMKIFSLIMLLISSTGVFVPLEVALNRVWGFTSNRKYLGNQAMALVIALACGTLALLSVAITAKNQTWLLSLFGSRDHLIFRIAAFLVMKLFAVAASIAMFFLVYWLLPNGKVRPLAVVPAAVLTGLIWDLSKYAYILSLHWLDFQDVYGPFALSVTLMFWAFLSGMLLLAGAQLSVLRADNSSSAHI; encoded by the coding sequence ATGCGTTATCTCATGCAGACAGAGGTGCATACGTTTGCATTTAGCGTCGCGGCAAACGTGATTTTGTCGTTTTTTCCGTTCATTGTGCTGCTGTTGACGCTTACGCGTCAGGTATTTCACTCCCAAGCCATGTACGACGTGGTGCTGCAACTGCTCCGCAGCTATCTCCCGGCGGGACAGGATTTTGTGGTTCGCAGTGTGGTGGCTCTCACACCGCATCGTGGAATGAAGATTTTCTCCTTAATCATGCTGCTGATCTCTTCTACTGGGGTGTTCGTACCCTTGGAAGTCGCGCTAAACCGCGTTTGGGGATTCACCAGCAACCGAAAATACCTTGGAAATCAGGCAATGGCGCTCGTTATTGCGCTCGCCTGCGGCACATTGGCGCTGCTTTCTGTCGCAATAACAGCTAAGAACCAGACATGGTTGCTGTCGCTATTCGGCTCCCGTGATCACCTTATCTTCCGAATCGCGGCATTTCTGGTGATGAAATTGTTTGCGGTAGCCGCCAGTATTGCCATGTTTTTCCTTGTCTACTGGCTGCTGCCGAACGGCAAAGTACGCCCGTTGGCGGTGGTTCCCGCCGCAGTTCTCACCGGTCTGATCTGGGATTTGAGCAAGTACGCGTACATTCTTTCGCTCCATTGGCTCGATTTTCAGGACGTTTATGGCCCCTTCGCGCTATCGGTAACGCTCATGTTCTGGGCATTTTTGTCCGGGATGTTGCTGCTTGCGGGCGCACAATTGAGTGTTTTGCGCGCCGATAACTCATCTTCCGCGCACATATAA